ATTATGAGTTTTAAtgataaatttcgtttgttttccCCATCAGTGATGCAAATTGAAATTTATGTATGATTTTAATCAGACCATCGTAGGGTTAATTTCATACTTCTTATGCGCCTCTTAATTGTGAGTTTAATGAAGTTATTGTTCTCATGATTTTTCAGTGAACACTGTGACGGGCTACCTGAAATCCATTGAGCCATTGAATGGCACCAACTATCCAAGCTGGTATAAAGATGTTAATGTTGCCATTGCTGTGTGCGAGTATGATCTCGCCTTACGTCAAGACAAGCCAGCAGAGCCCGCTGATCCCGATGGTGATCGTACAGCCATTGAGAAGTGGGAGAGATCAGACAGGATGGCCAACATGATCATTAAGAACACGATCACTCCGGCCATCTGTGGTGCTATTCCTGATAAggaccaggatggtaatgatcTGAGCGCCAAGGCATATCttgccaaggtggaggagaacTTTTAAGAGTTCTTCCAAGACTTATGCTAGCACCCTGATCATGAAGATGCTGACTTCACAGTATGATGGGCAAAGTGGAATCAGGGAGCACATTATGAGCATGTGTGACATGGCAAATAAGCTGAAGACACTGGATATGGCTATCTCTGATGGTTTTCTGATGCACTTCATCATGACTTCTCTGCCAGTACAGTACAGTCCTTTCAAAATAAGCTACAACACTCAAAAGGCAACTTGGAGCATGGCTGAGCTCATTAGCTACTGtgttgaggaagaagaaagacagAAAGTTGAAAGGATGAAGGATGCTGTCAACATGGTCAGCGAACGCTTTGGGCGTGCTAGCATGAGCAACACTCCTAAGTATCAGGCTGAGTCTGGCAGCAGCAGGCAGCATAAGAAAAAGTTTAAGGGCCATAAGAGCAAGGCCGTGTCACATAAGAAGACCTCTAATGAGAGGCTGTGCAAGTTCTGCAAGTCACCTAAATATGAGCAAAAGGAATGCCATGGATTTAAGGAGTGGCTTAAGAACAAAGGTACAATTACTGATTATGTATCTTTTATTGATGAATCATTCTTAGTGAATTTTTCTCCtaatacttggtggattgactcaggtgccACTATGCACATTTCCAATTCACTGCAGGTATTCAGTTCGATCTGAACTATAAGAGAGGGGGAGCGAAGCCTAAGAGTGGCTGATGGCAATGAAGTGAAGGTTGAAGGTATTGGGAGGTTCGATTTGGAGTTACCTGGCGGCTTCAACCTTAGTTTGCATGATGTTCTTTATGTTCCCAGTTTGAAGAGAAACCTTATTTCTGTTTCGCGTTTGGATAAGTCGGGACATATTTGTGAGTTTGGCAACTCTGTGTGCAACATTAAATTCCATAATTTAAGTGTGGGCCTTGGTCATTTGCAAGACGATCTTTATTTGCTCTATCTTGATAATGTTTATTCTGCAATGAATGTGGATGATGTATCGTATAAGCGTAAGCGTGATGATAAGACTTCTTCGAAATTGTGGCATTGTCGTTTGGGCTacatttcgagggggagaattgagcGTCTCATAAGAGAAGAGATACTCCATTTATTAGATCTCTCAAACTTAGATCAACAATGCGTTGATTGTATTAAGGGGAAATTAACTAAGATAATTAAGAAAGGAGCTACTCGGAGTTCGGGATTATTATAAATAATTCATACTGATATTTGTGGCCCGTTCCCAGTAAAGTCTGTTGATGGTTTTGACTCGTTCATTACTTTCACAGATGACTTCTCTCGTTATGGTTATATTTACCCCATTCGTGATCGATCCGAGTCATTAgataaattcaaaatattcaaggCTGAAGTGGAAAATCAGCATAATGTCACTATTAAATTACTGAGATCGGATCGAGGTGGTGAATATTATAGGAGACATGCTCCATTCGGCCAAGTACCTGGACCATTCGCTATCTTGAAGGGAATGATATAAAGGCCCAGTACAGTATGCCGGGCGAACCACAGCAAAATGGAGTTGCTGAGTGTCGTAATCGTACACTAATGGACATGGTACGTAGCATGCTTAGTTATTCTACTTTGTCTGTGGAGCTGTGGATGGAAGCATTAAAAACAGCTGCGCACATACTTAATCGTGTTCCTTCCAAATCCGTGCCAAAAACACCTTATGAGTTGTGGTTTGGGAAGAAACCATCGCTTAATTATTTGCGTGTGTGGGGCTATCCAGCCGAAGCTAAGTTATTTAATCCACAGCAAAAGAAATTAGATAATAAGACGGTGAGCTGCTATTTCATCGGATACCTTGATAAGTCTAAGGGATACCGATTCTACTGTCCTGATCGCCTCACTAAGTTCGTTGAGACCAGGAAGGCTGTATTCTTAGAGGATGCAGGAATCAGTGGGAGCTTTCCGAGGAGGGAAATTAATCTTGAAGAAATACGGGCTGAGCTTCCTATCCCGGTAATTCAAGAAACAGTAACACCTCATTTAGTGCCGCTGTTTGTTCCTTCCGTTTAGAGTACGTCATCTGTTCAGATTACGCCTCCTGTTCAGAGTACTAGCGCTACTCCGCCTGTTGAAGTAGCTCCTGAGCCTGCGAGCCAACAACAAGCTGAGCAAATGGCGCCTAATGCTGAAGATGAGAACCCTGTCGAGGTGCCTCAGGCTGCACCTCAACCAGCACCTCAGCCTGTTGAACCATTAAGAAGATCACAGCGGGATAGGAAACGGACAGTTTTCCCGGATTATGAGACATACTTAAGTGAAGACATGTATGATATTGGGAAAGCTGATGATCCTAACTCGTTTAGAGAGGCAGTATCATGTGAGAACTCTGCCGAATGGGTTGAGGCCATGTAAGAAGAGCTTAAGTCCATGAGTTCCAATGATGTTTGGGATCTGGTAGATATTTCTAATGGAGTCAAACCAGTAGGCAATGGGTGTACAGGACTAAACGTGATTCTAAAGGGAATGTCGACCGATTCAAAGCAAGGCTTGTAGCCAAaggttttacacaaaaggaaggGGTTGATTATAATGAAATTTTCTCCCCTGTATCTAAGAAAGATTCATTCAGAATCGTTATGGCGCTAGTAGCTCATTATGACTTAGAgctacatcagatggatgtcaaAACTGCGTTCCTGAATGATGACTTGGATGAGACCATCTTCATGGCACAACCGGAAGGTTTTGTTGTGAAGGGCAAGGAACATTTAGGATGCAGACTTAAGAAATCTATTTACGGGCTTAAGCAAGCGTCAAGACAGTGGAACCTTAAATTCGATCAAGTGATTAAGAAATTTGGATTTAAGGAGAATGATGTGGATAATTGTATCTATACTAAGATAAAGGGTGGTAAATTTATAATTCTAGTGCtttatgtggatgatatccTATTAGCGAGCAGCGATAAGCGTATGCTGCATGAGACAAAGGGATTTCTTTCATCCaattttgatatgaaagatcttggtgaagccTCTTATGTTCTGGGCATTGAGATACACCGAGATAGGATCAAAGGAGTATCAGGATTGTCTCAAAAGGCATATATTGAGAAAATGCTTAAGAGATTTAATATGGATAAGAGTAAGACCACACCTGTTCTATTAGCGAAGGGCGATAAGTTTAATGAAGCCCAATGTCCTAAGAACCAATTGGAATCAGATGAGATGAAGGACATACcttatgcttcagctgtcggaagcctgATGTATGCACAAGTCTGTACGTGTCCTGACTTAGCTTTTGCTACCGGAATGTTTGGAAGATATCAGAAAAATCCCGGGAAGGTTCACTGGGTTGGTGTCAAGAAGGCATTACGTTACTGCCAAGGCACTAAAGACTTCATGCTCACATACAGGAGATCAGATAACCTTGAAGTTGTGGGTTATACTGATGCTGATTTTGCTGGATGTGTGGATAGTAGGAAATCTACATCAGAATATATCTACACGTTAGCTGGTGGAGCTATATCATGGAAAAGCTCTAAGCAAAGTTTAGTTGTAGCGTCGACGATGCAAGCTGAGTTTGTGGCATACTATGAAGCAACTGGACAGGCTGTTTGGCTTAAGAATTTTATTCCGGGCCTCAAGGTAATTGACAGCATTACGGAACCTATAACGTTATACTGCGATAATCAGTCTGCAGTATTCTTTTCGAATAACAACAAGTCAAGTGGTGCTTCCAAACACATTGATCTTAAGTATCGTGTTGTGAAAGAAAGATGCCAGAATCGAACCATTAAGATTGAGCACATAAGAACTAATTctatgttagcggatccgctcatTGAAGGCTTACCACTGAACGTGTTTAAGCAGCACGTTACTAATATAGGTTTGGTGGATAGTGTTTAGGTCCTGGTTTTAGGGCCATTATAACTCCCAACTAACGAATAAGCGTTCTACCGAGGTGTTTCAGTGAGACTGTGGGTAATGGGGTCCCAGTAGTGCATCAAGCTACTGATGATGCATTGGTCCGGTACTTTTTGTTACTACTAAGGGTGAACATTAGTATAATACGAACATTAGCCTTAACCGTTCGATCAAGTGGGAGAATGTTGGAAATAAATTTCTGTTAAGATATTGTGATCTTCACTGTTAAGGAAACGTTTAAACCATCTAAACATGATTAAAGAAACCTAATGATAAAACCCTAATGGGCTGTGATCAGCAGGCCCATTAGGCCTGTTTCCAGAGGCTGGCCCCCAGCCCCACAGTGCCTGTAAACATAAGGTCGTGGTTAGCAACTTAATGACCTAATCATCTCAATCTAAAAACCCTAGCCACCGCTAGTCTGATCGCTAATGGCATTGGAGGGGTTTGGAAGACCAAGCACTTCCGTTGGCGCCCGGAGGACGCCAATTCGCCGCATCTCCTACACCGACAAGAACGCCTACTTCCTCTACGGATCAGGCGTAAATGGTTGCTGCTACTGCTAACGCTGGTATAATGATTACCGTTTATTCCGCATTAGATTGATTTGTCATGAACTAGGTTATGTTAAGTTTCTGGGTAATATGCTGTTATTATTAAGTTTTGGCAATTCTAACATAAAGATGCTGAAATTCAGGAAAATATTTCGATGAGGAGTAGTAATTCAAAATGCAGTCCCGCTAAGCTAAGGATCCAGCTCAAGGAATTCATGGAGGCTTAGGAGCAGGTCGATAAAGATGTGAATACCATGTTCGGAGCCGTGGATGGAATTCTTGAGAGGATGAATGAGAAGCTTACTGAATTGGAAAGTTCAGATCAACAAATTGTGTTTGTGCAGATGCTGGAAGTGCTAGAAATTCAGGTTTCCCAGTTGGTCTGACGGCTCTGAAGAATTCCATCCACGGCTCTGAAGATGCTGATGATTTTGTTACCGAAACATCTCTGGAGGACACCAAAGTTCTCCCACCTAAGTGTCTACTTCGAGTTTCACAGGATGAGCTGTTCAATAAACTTTTAGAGCTGCCACTGATGGATGCCATGAAGATTCATATTGATCAGAGGTTCTTTGAGAATATGCTCTACAACAAATAAAAGAGAATCGCCGGTGGATGGAGTTACCAAGTTAACTGAAGATTGCAGCAACACTGTTCAGAATTATGAACCTGATAAGGAGACATATCCTAGATTGCCTAACTATTGTCTGCTCTGTTGGAGCCTAGAGTTTTAGAGGATATTTGTTTGATCAGAGTGATAGCATGCCTCGTATATTGACTTAAAAAGACAAAGAAATCTTTTCTTTCTTGAGATGATCTTTCAGAAAGTTCTAGCTACTGTAAATGAAGTTCTGCTCCTCGCATTCAGAGGCGCGCTGCTCCCCGCCCAGCTCGACGCGGCAGGTGAACAGCCCGTAATCAAGCCACAAATCGATCTCCAGCTGCGCCACCCCAGATCGGCGGCGCTCCTCTGACATGAGCTGGAACAGATCCTCGGGTACCCCCACCCCGGCGCTCGTCGCGTCCACCGCCACCGTCACCGCCTTCTTCGTCTCCACGCGGAAGGCGGGGGCGCGCCCGCGCGCGAGGGGGACGCCCGCGTAGGAGACCAagacgtcgccgccgccgccgttccgcaAGCCGAAGATGCGGCCGTTGTCAACGCACACGAGGAGCTTGAAGGCCGGCGGCTCCGCTCCCGGAGCCAGCGCCGGACCGATGCCCTTGGCTCCAACCAGCTCCACGGAGTGCCTGGCCGGCTGGTCGAGGTTGTAGGTCGCGGCTGTTCGCACGGCGAAGTAGACGAGGATGGCGAGGACGAGCGGGATCGAGAGCAGCACGAGCAGGACCTCCATCTTCTCCTTCCAAGACATGGGACTGGTATCGACCAACGgctgcttctcctcctcctcatgcGTAGACGACGCCATCGCAGATTCGTATTTACTCGCCGGATCGTCGTCGGAGGAGTAAGTACAAATTTGCCTTGgtgtatttatttatttatccgCCGATCGAGATACATGGATGCCATATCGAATCCGTTTTGAGCTTCTCCTTAGAGTCCGGGTTATTGTTACTCCAGGACTCCTAATCGCCAACATAAAAACAAAATTATCTCCGTTCTTCGTTAGATAGGTATAGATATAGAAATTAAACCAACGAACGATCGTCCGTGGATGCAGCATGACGGCGATAGCAGATGACTGCGTCCTTCGGAAACCGACGGACGACAGCAAGGACCACCGCTCATGGCGGCGACGCGTGCGGAGACCCTGCAGGATCGCGTTGGACCTCATGGCGGGGGCGGCGACAGCGGCGATACTGATCTGGGTTGTCCAGTTCTTTATCGACGTCAGGAAGGTGGCCAGTTTCTCGGTCGACCTCGCCGCCTTGGAGGGCCTGAACGCCACGGCCGGCCGCACGGTCTCCCCCGGGTTCGTCCTCGCGGTCAGGGTCGAGAACCCGCGCGTCCTGGTGCCCTGGTGCTGCGCCGGCGGCCAGGCGGTGGTCTCGTACGGCGGCGTCAGCCTTGCGTGGGGCCCCGTCCCACGCTTCTGCGCGCTCAGCAAGGGGGCGGCGGAGCTGGCGGTCGCGGTGAAGGGGAGGGGCGTCGGCCTGTCGGACGACCTGCGGCGGACGTTCGCGGCGGAGTGGAACGCGGGCACGGCCCGGGCGGTGGTGGAGATGAAGCTGTTCTACCTAGGCAATGGCTGGTCGAACACGCCGGCGTACAAGGGGGTCTCTCTCGTTTGGCGCCAACTTACCCTGCCGGGGCAAGGGGCTCCCTGATTCCTGTTCTACGGTGACCTGCCACTCCTAGGTATTGGCGTCATGTTTCGAATGTACTCCCTTCCTCTCCTGTTTGAACTTGTTCTTAGCTtctttagggttagggtttaggctGTTCCAAACAGATCTGCCGTAGTTCCCGTAAAAAAAAGTTGGATCCTACGAGTGAAGTTTGAATTTCATTCAAATGTATATATTCAGAAACAAACCAAACACTTTGGATGAAACACGTGCCTTGCACTTTCTCACAGGAAGGGATTCCTCACATGGGTTAAATATGAGCATTTATGGTGTTGTTGTCCATAACGTAATATTGCATCCTTCTTTGATAATATGATATACCTATACTAAAGATGTAAATATGATCGAATAGCATTTTATCCACTTAAGCCTATGTATGTTCATCCAAGTCATTGTTGGTGTTGAGCAAGCAAACCCCAAATAGAAATAGGAACAGTGACAATGAACTCAGCCAAAAATCTTATATGACCGACAAAATCTCTAAAAAATCATCCGATTACAATAAGATTACAATAAAAAGGAAGGGTATTTAATATTTATACTACTCTATCTCTGTTACATGATTCTCAAAATACTCCTGTCTGGCCGGAATATCTCCGGTTATTCCAATCAAAAAGGTTATTTCCAATACTTGGATTGTACAATTTGTCCACTCCTACTAAATCCCGCTTCTTGTAACCCCGAAGGTGACCTCCGATCCAATCCCCATGTGTTGACTGCGCTTGTGTCTCCGACTAGATAGCGACACCTTCGGAAGTCAGGACGCTTCGGTTCTACAGCTAGCTTCTCTGTCCGCCAGAGACCTTTGGTCATCCAAGCTGCTTTCCCTGCAAAACAAGTAAATTACATCCCTTTGCACATACTCGGGACTTTGAAGGTTACTAACATGATCATCTGATCTGACCTTTGTAGCCCGCGCATAACCTCCGACTCAAGGGTTCGGAGGTGGCGATCCCAACAGTCATACTTGACCCATCTTCAACTTTAGAGCTTTTCAACATCGTAAAACAGTTGAGCACATCCACCTTAAGATAGAAAATCTTTGCAGCTAGAGAAACATCCAAGCTCCACCAAGCTGCAGGTCCACCAGCTCCTCCCTCCATCGAATCAAACAACAGCTCCTGCCCATCAATTTGCCTGCACGATTCTTTCACCAAAAACCGAAGCAGCACAACAAGCAGCTGCACGCCATGCGTCTTCTCTCCTCAATCCAATAAAATAGCAGCACAAGCATCAGTTATTTGCCCTCCTCTGAATTTCCACCTAATAGGCCCACATCAGCAGCGTATCCATGAACCTCCTTCAAGCCGGAGCAGTGCACGCCTTCTATTTCCGCAAACCAGCACCAGGCGGTAGTCTATCCTGCTCCCTGATCTTGTATCTTTGGTCCTTTGCAGATCCTCAGCTACTTGTCCTCCATCTGTAAACTCAACAAGTTAAAAAGGATCACGATGCAGATCCTCACGGTCAGAGGAGATGGAGGATTTGGAGTCTGGGACGACATGGAAGCAGTGAGCAATGATGGAAAACGAAGCCACGGAGGAGTTGGGCGACCTGGACGGAGGCAGGCAGGTGGTGGGCGAGGGTGAAGGAGCCATCGGCGAGGGCATATATGACTGCGACCTAATCTACTCTAAGGCGGAGGAGGTTGGGGCTGCGGTGCCCAGAAGCGACGGGAGGTGAGGGCCGCGAGTCGGACGGCaacgagagagagggaggaggtgcGGACACGTtgggacccacatgtcggggaaTGGTAAGGTGGGTGAATAATTGAAGGTTTGGGGCTAAGTAGCTTGCCGGGCCAAGAAATCAATTTTTATTTTAGAAATAGATAAAGATTTGAAGTTTGTTTATTGTTTGTACGTTGTCGACCGGATCGATGCAATGATCCAGACTCTGTTTGGATCCACTCCAAATAGCAAAAGGGTAAATgctaaaatttttgctcctgtcacatcagatgtttggacgctaattagaagtattaaatatagtttaattaaaaaactaattatatagatgaggactaaatgacgagacaaatctattaagcctaattaatccataattagcaaaattacggtagcatttgtccttttgcactttgggatgtttggatccaaaagtgcaaaaaaaaaaagtgcaaaagagcaaaagttttgctctttctctttctctttcccatccatccaaacaggccctcaCTTTCAGTGGCCAGGAAACACGTAGGCATGCATAGTCCCACACGCATGCCAAGTTGGTTGGTCCTGACGCTGACGGCGCCTACCATTGCTACAATAATATTATCGCAGCGTCCATTCATAGCACGTGCGACTAGCTGCCATATTATCTTACATATCCGCTTGGgataataatattttaaaataaaagtaaaatattctaaaataaaataaaaagcaGAAATTACAGGCAAAATGAATTGTtccaaaatatttttatcttattctaaaatattttatttttattccgAATTATTATTATCTCCAACGGATACGTATGATCATACAGCGGCTGGTCGCATGCTATATTTGGATGATGCCCGACCCTAATAAATAAGCCACTCACTTTTTTTTTGAGCTACAATAGCCACTCACTCACTGCAGCCACATGTAttaagggtgcgtttggttcagctgtgagctgtgaaaaagctgctgtggaaaagctgctgtgagaagctgctgtgaaaaagctgaacgCCGTTTGATTCAACCTGCTGTGAAACTGTGAATTGATGGTATGCACAGTAAACAAATCAAGTTTAGTAGTGAATTTTGGAGATAAATGGACTGCAAAGCTTGGGTTCAGAAAGATTCAGACTGAAACCGAGGTATACAGCAATGCTTAGAGCCCTTTTTGAGCAAGTTAGAGCCAGATTCAAACAAAGTGCATGAATAAAAAATTGTAGAGGGAAGTATCCTTTACAACTTTTATGTTCACATATTTTGATGTTTAGTAGAGAATTCTGGAGAACCAAAGGCTGCAAAACTCGGGTGCAAGAGAAGGTAAAAAAGAACGGGACAGGTTCAGACCAAGGCCGAGCTCCCTTCGCCGGCAAAATTCGTCGTCGCTGAGTCCTTCCCGTCCAATTCCTTGAACCACCAGCATCATAGCTACCTCAGCGATCCATTTGAGCCCTTCCCGAGCCGAAACCACAGCCGCAGCCGCTAACTCGCCATCGTCTTCTTCCCTCGGTCCGCCATCGGGCAGGAAGAAAGGGCCGCCAGTGAGCCATGTCGTTGGGGTAGCGTTGGGGCGGGAGATTCTCGAGCGGGCGCCGGGGGGTCGGGGGCGTGGCCACCGGGGGCGCGGCCACcggaggcgcgggcgcgggcgcggggggtCAGGGGCGCGAGCGTCGGGGGGCCGGGGGGCGGCCGCTGGGGGcggtcgggcggcgggggcgcggccgccgggggcgcggccgccgggggcGCTGGCGCCGGTGCCGAAGGGTCGGGGTGCAGAATTTGGGGAAGCGAGAGGAGACTGCGAACGCCGCGAAAGCTGGCCCCGACCGGCTGTGGGAGCTGCGTTACGAAACGCAGGGGTGCGTTCCAGAGCATTTGGTTCGGCTTTGACATTCCGAACGCAAACGCAGCTCACGGACGCCCAACCAAACGCGGCCTAAGAGGCCTCACTGTATTAAGTGGCCCATATCGCAAAACAGGCAAACATACCGACAGGCCCATTTAACCGGCCTGGCCCGAAAGCCAGCACGCCGCTTCTTGACCTACTAACCCCAGGCTTTTCGCGTGCGGGCGTGCGGGGTGCGGCGCGTCCCTTCCATCTCTCCCTCTCCGCGCCGCCTCCGTGGGAGTCAGGGACCCAGGAGGGCGCGCTCGCGGCTCGCCGGATCTCGTTCGCTCTCCTGCCGACCCGCCTCGCCCTCCCTTCACCACCGGCGACGGTCAGCTCCCCTCGCCTCGTCCGCGTCCCTCTCGGCTTCACACCTTCGCTTTCGAGTTCTGACTCGTGGCTTTCTCGCAGCGCTTGGTCTCCGTGTCCTTCTACTGCGCCGCGAAACTCCACGGCTCCGCGAGATGCAGGTAGGCATTCCTTTCTTTCTCCGATGTGTGCTACGCGAGTCACGGCAAATGCTTCAGTTTGTGTGGCCGGAAACGCGGAATCTACTGCAGATAAGTTTTATTTTTTCCAAACGTATAGTTTTACTCGGTTTGACATGATTTTATATTGCTGTGACAGAATCGCACCATCGCTGGCCTCATCTGCAGCGCACACGCTCGTCGTGTTAATTTTTGCAACAATTTGCAAGAATTTTACTGCTTGGAACACATGAACAATGTTGCAGGGATTTTGCACAAAACATTTTATCCTGATGTAACTGAAAAAAATATTCACGTGCTTCCAATGAGCACAATGTTTTACTTTATTGGTAAGAACCTTCCAAACATGGAATTACGGATGTACACAATGACGTTGCGCATCATTCATGTTTGCACGAGAACTGCTCATAACACGTTACATCATACACTGTTGAACGCAGCAGAAGTATTTAAAACACGCTAATTTATACTTTCTCGTCCGCTGCTCCATTCCTTTTGAGTAGGCAAATCATGTTTTGACCAACAATTAGTCCAATaaatactctctctctctctctccatttTTAGATATATGATATTATTATTTTGGAATAATTAGTTGGTATTTATAAAAGTTGCTTATTTCGGAATTGAGTGGTACGGTTTAAAAGTGGAGGTGGTATCATAAAAACTAATTTTGGATGCCAAACTACGGGCCACTTAAAAAAATTAATGATGGGAGTACTTTATGTGATTGCTGCCTTCAAACTGAGACTTGTGTTTCTGGAGGTGTTTATAGGAAACAAATGCTCTTGTACTGAAAAACATTGTGGGGAAATATTTGCTGCAATGCCCCTGTTTTAGGAGATGTTATTTGCTCTTatggaaggaaaaaaaaatgttCCACACGGGGATAAATGTTctaaaagaagaaagaaaa
The genomic region above belongs to Panicum hallii strain FIL2 chromosome 4, PHallii_v3.1, whole genome shotgun sequence and contains:
- the LOC112889105 gene encoding uncharacterized protein LOC112889105 — protein: MASSTHEEEEKQPLVDTSPMSWKEKMEVLLVLLSIPLVLAILVYFAVRTAATYNLDQPARHSVELVGAKGIGPALAPGAEPPAFKLLVCVDNGRIFGLRNGGGGDVLVSYAGVPLARGRAPAFRVETKKAVTVAVDATSAGVGVPEDLFQLMSEERRRSGVAQLEIDLWLDYGLFTCRVELGGEQRASECEEQNFIYSS